One stretch of Pseudomonas fragi DNA includes these proteins:
- a CDS encoding acyl-CoA thioesterase has protein sequence MNFHTRKWVKPEDLNPNGTLFGGSLLRWIDEEAAIYAIVQLGNQRVVTKYISEINFVSASRQGDIIELGITATEFGRTSITLTCEVRNKITRKSILTVDKMVFVNLGEDGLPAPHGRTEIKYVKDQFQDDSQA, from the coding sequence ATGAATTTTCACACCCGCAAATGGGTTAAACCCGAAGACCTCAACCCCAACGGCACCCTCTTTGGTGGCAGCCTGTTGCGCTGGATCGACGAAGAAGCGGCGATTTACGCCATCGTTCAATTGGGCAACCAGCGTGTGGTGACCAAGTACATCTCCGAAATCAACTTTGTCAGTGCTTCGCGCCAGGGCGACATCATCGAACTGGGCATCACCGCCACCGAGTTCGGCCGCACCTCGATCACCCTGACCTGCGAAGTGCGCAACAAGATCACCCGCAAAAGCATCCTGACCGTGGACAAGATGGTCTTCGTCAACCTGGGCGAAGACGGCCTGCCGGCGCCGCACGGGCGTACCGAGATCAAATACGTCAAGGACCAGTTCCAGGATGACAGCCAGGCTTGA
- the metF gene encoding methylenetetrahydrofolate reductase [NAD(P)H], whose amino-acid sequence MSQDRRFSFEFFPTKTDAGHEKLMNTARQLATYNPDFFSCTYGAGGSTRDRTINTVLQLESEVKVPAAPHLSCVGDSKADLRGLLAQYKAAGIKRIVALRGDLPSGMGMASGELRYANDLVSFIREETADHFHIEVAAYPEMHPQARNFEDDINNFVRKAHAGADSAITQYFFNADSYFRFVERVEAAGVMIPIVPGIMPITNYSKLARFSDACGAEIPRWIRKQLEAYGDDTQSIQAFGEQVISEMCERLLDGGAPGLHFYTLNQADPSLAIWNNLKLPR is encoded by the coding sequence ATGTCTCAAGACCGTCGTTTCAGCTTCGAGTTCTTCCCGACCAAGACCGATGCTGGACATGAAAAGCTGATGAACACGGCTCGCCAACTGGCGACCTACAACCCCGATTTTTTCTCCTGCACCTACGGTGCCGGTGGCTCGACCCGCGACCGCACGATCAATACCGTGCTGCAGCTGGAGAGCGAAGTAAAAGTACCTGCGGCTCCGCACCTGTCGTGCGTGGGTGACAGCAAGGCTGATTTGCGCGGCCTGCTGGCCCAGTACAAGGCCGCGGGCATCAAGCGCATCGTTGCGCTGCGTGGCGACCTGCCTTCGGGCATGGGCATGGCCAGCGGCGAACTGCGCTATGCCAATGACCTGGTGAGCTTCATTCGTGAAGAAACCGCCGACCACTTCCATATCGAAGTGGCTGCGTACCCGGAAATGCACCCGCAAGCGCGCAACTTCGAAGACGATATCAACAACTTCGTGCGCAAGGCCCATGCTGGCGCTGACAGTGCGATCACCCAGTACTTCTTCAACGCCGACAGCTACTTCCGTTTTGTCGAGCGCGTAGAAGCAGCCGGTGTGATGATCCCTATCGTGCCCGGCATCATGCCGATCACCAACTACAGCAAGCTGGCGCGTTTTTCTGATGCGTGTGGCGCTGAAATTCCGCGCTGGATCCGCAAGCAACTTGAAGCCTACGGCGACGATACGCAGAGCATCCAGGCGTTTGGTGAGCAGGTCATCAGCGAAATGTGCGAGCGCCTGCTCGACGGCGGCGCCCCGGGGTTGCACTTCTACACCCTGAACCAGGCTGATCCGAGCCTGGCGATCTGGAACAACCTCAAGCTGCCACGCTGA
- a CDS encoding chemotaxis protein CheW, which produces MLDHRVGSLTALLLPLADRYLLLPNVAIAELIGWQRGEPSSDSPPWHLRQITWRDHQLPLISFEAACGGPLVIGERARIVILNTLGGDPDFKFMAMVVQGIPRSYKVDSQLSFVDVPLNPLERAAVQVGDHVAKIPDLLALERLVRGSAD; this is translated from the coding sequence ATGCTTGACCATCGCGTGGGCAGCCTGACCGCCCTGTTGCTGCCCCTGGCCGACCGTTACCTGCTGCTGCCCAACGTCGCCATCGCCGAACTGATCGGCTGGCAGCGCGGCGAACCCAGCAGCGACTCCCCGCCCTGGCACCTGCGCCAGATCACCTGGCGCGACCACCAACTGCCGCTGATCAGCTTTGAAGCCGCATGCGGCGGGCCGCTGGTGATCGGTGAACGGGCGCGGATCGTGATCCTAAACACCCTGGGCGGTGACCCGGATTTCAAATTCATGGCGATGGTGGTTCAGGGCATCCCGCGTTCCTACAAAGTCGACAGCCAACTGAGCTTCGTCGACGTACCGCTGAACCCGCTGGAGCGAGCGGCGGTGCAAGTGGGCGATCATGTGGCGAAAATCCCGGACTTACTGGCGCTGGAAAGGCTGGTGCGGGGCAGCGCGGATTAA
- the ahcY gene encoding adenosylhomocysteinase encodes MSAVNTPAGFNDFKVADMSLAQWGRRETFIAESEMPALMGLRRRYAAEQPLKGAKILGCIHMTIQTAVLIETLVALGAEVRWSSCNIFSTQDQAAAAIAAAGIPVFAWKGETEEEYEWCLEQTILKDGEPWDANMILDDGGDLTELLHKKYPAMLKKIHGVTEETTTGVHRLLDMLAKGELMIPAINVNDSVTKSKNDNKYGCRHSLNDAIKRGTDHLLSGKQALVIGYGDVGKGSAQSLRQEGMIVKVSEVDPICAMQACMDGFEVVSPFINGQNDGTAASIDAALLGKIDLIVTTTGNVNVCDKNMLAALKKRAVVCNIGHFDNEIDTAFMRKNWAWEEVKPQVHKVHRTGLGEFDPQNDDYLILLAEGRLVNLGNATGHPSRIMDGSFANQVLAQIFLFAQKYADLPAELQAERLTVEVLPKKLDEEVALEMVRGFGGVVTQLTKQQADYIGVTVEGPFKPETYRY; translated from the coding sequence ATGAGCGCTGTAAACACGCCTGCAGGTTTTAACGACTTTAAAGTCGCCGATATGTCCCTCGCCCAATGGGGCCGTCGCGAAACCTTTATCGCCGAGTCCGAAATGCCGGCCCTGATGGGTCTGCGCCGCCGTTATGCCGCAGAACAACCGCTCAAGGGCGCGAAGATTCTGGGCTGCATCCACATGACCATCCAGACTGCCGTACTGATCGAAACCCTGGTTGCCCTGGGTGCCGAAGTGCGTTGGTCGTCGTGCAACATCTTCTCGACCCAGGACCAGGCCGCTGCCGCTATCGCTGCTGCCGGTATCCCGGTGTTCGCCTGGAAAGGCGAAACTGAAGAAGAGTACGAGTGGTGCCTGGAGCAAACCATCCTTAAAGATGGCGAGCCATGGGATGCCAACATGATCCTCGACGACGGCGGCGACCTGACCGAGCTGCTGCACAAGAAATACCCGGCCATGCTGAAAAAGATCCACGGCGTGACTGAAGAAACCACCACCGGTGTTCACCGTCTGCTGGACATGCTGGCCAAAGGCGAGCTGATGATCCCTGCGATCAACGTGAACGACTCGGTAACCAAAAGCAAAAACGACAACAAGTACGGCTGCCGTCATAGCCTGAACGATGCCATCAAGCGTGGTACTGACCACCTGCTGTCCGGCAAGCAAGCACTGGTTATCGGCTACGGTGACGTGGGCAAGGGTTCGGCCCAGTCCCTGCGTCAGGAAGGCATGATCGTTAAAGTGTCCGAAGTTGACCCGATCTGCGCCATGCAAGCGTGCATGGACGGTTTTGAAGTGGTTTCGCCGTTTATCAACGGCCAGAACGACGGCACCGCTGCCAGCATCGACGCTGCCTTGCTGGGCAAGATCGACCTGATCGTGACCACCACCGGTAACGTCAACGTGTGCGACAAGAACATGCTGGCTGCGCTGAAAAAACGCGCGGTAGTGTGCAACATCGGTCACTTCGACAACGAAATCGACACTGCTTTCATGCGCAAGAACTGGGCATGGGAAGAAGTGAAGCCACAGGTTCACAAGGTTCACCGTACTGGCCTGGGCGAATTCGACCCACAGAACGACGACTACCTGATCCTGCTGGCCGAAGGCCGTCTGGTTAACCTGGGCAACGCCACAGGTCACCCAAGCCGCATCATGGACGGTTCGTTCGCCAACCAGGTACTGGCGCAGATCTTCCTGTTCGCGCAGAAATACGCTGACCTGCCGGCCGAGCTGCAAGCCGAGCGTCTGACCGTAGAAGTCCTGCCGAAGAAACTCGACGAAGAAGTAGCCCTGGAAATGGTTCGCGGCTTCGGCGGCGTGGTCACCCAACTGACCAAGCAACAGGCTGACTACATCGGCGTTACCGTCGAAGGCCCGTTCAAGCCAGAAACCTACCGTTACTGA
- a CDS encoding Hpt domain-containing protein → MVDRHDYVALEWVKGEIAHTLKQARAALETYALQPAAAPLEQCLACIHQVHGSLLMVEFYGAALLAEEMEQLVIALQQGRVSQVDEALRLLQQAFSQLPLYLDRVHSARRDWPLVVLPLLNDLRSARGQALLSETSLFSPPLQEVPALDAEALARLQPEDLPRELRALRHSLQAAFLGLRRGEAVQANLEIMAGVFANLQGLCQGSPLNALWKIAAALVDGMLKGRVPNSPALRSLLKKSDRELKRLLAQGIEAINQPAPEELLTSLLFYIAKAEHPTTKMLALKNHYELDQAMPDAAMVDEERARLAGPDRDAMRSVVAALCEELVRVKERLDLFVRSDRLHVSELSSLMAPLRQIADTLAVLGFGQPRKVIIDQLAVLQSLAQGQREPTDAVLMDVASALLYVEATLAGMVGSVEPSQREESRLPTTDLMQIHQLVIKEARISLEEVKDLIGDYLAADHDRQHLQPVPALLTQIRGALAMIPLNRAASLLQACNQYVNECLLQGPGQPADEQLDHLADALVSIEYYLERLAQDPGASSEQVLDRAENSLAELGYAPAVNPVALPDDSPGHPTQRLMPDRQAQSLADALASPLSALNPPAQHMPASLLPPPVDEAPLDEELLEVFLEETDEVLITLHDCLPQWAANPADSAALAELRRGFHTLKGSGRMVRALVLAELAWAVENLLNRVIERSVAASAQIFQLLEDVLVMLPELIQAFAEQSQRQREDVDQLAARAQRLAKGEPQPLLIAQDSSSFDPQLLDIFRQEAQSHLERLDRFLAQARVHRPLHASDDLQLAMHTLKGSAHMAGVVPMAELAAPLDHLVREYKAHTLALGAEEIDLLQEAGTLLHAGLNQLDSDPLAEIQGARSLIERTEQLIASRLDTLLNSPASSWVAKRDPQRTAEFLGESMDILFDAQELLKTWHQNPHERDGLDTLLDQLTTLGESAHLLDLQPMDALCEALLDLYGAVEESSLAPSERFFEAADDAHEALINMLDQLAAGQEITPQPQLVQTLHALLHEGLAPDATGLIRRDGGQATELGAATEQLGGGQDEDFDEEIVEIFLEEAVDILESAAQALQRWLSAPDSLASLSSLQRDLHTLKGGARMAGIEPIAELAHELEHLYEGLLDRRLSDSPALARLLERSHEQLALMLEKLLHKQALSEPYELIEAIRGFRLYSAALPAPGSVAPQAPPSNEDPQLQDIFLDEAFDILESSGAALARWQAEPQNHLEVENLLRDLHTLKGGARMVEVAAIGDFAHELETLFEDISIGTITPSDELFVLLQRCHDQLAQMFDALRSGQSLPSPSVLIEKIRQIERNARQAPAAPVKPEPAPAPLPEGERTGLDTLKVPAELLEDLVNLAGEASIIRGRVEQQVNDGQVALNEMQTTLERMQDQLRRLDSETQGRLYNRAHTEADGVAYDEFDPLEMDRHSLLQQLSRALFESASDLLDLKATLTARYQDAHGLLQKQARVNTQLQEGLMGTRMVPFERVLPRLKRVVRQVASELGKQVEFSVINAEAEIDRNVLERMVAPLEHMLRNAVDHGLEPADVRHASGKPEQGLISLELSYEGGDVVFDMHDDGAGVPLEAVRRKAILRGLLDPEVSISDREVLQFILQPGFSTAEKITQISGRGVGMDVVHEEVRQLGGSMTIDSVAGQGVHFQIRLPFSVSLNRALMVQCADEQYAIALDTVEGIVRVMPNELEGYYQLNPPLYHYGGQTYELRYLGELLQTVGKPKLVGESHSLPVLLVHCQDQRVALQVDALAGSREIVVKSLGPQFTGVQGLSGATILGDGRVVLILDLLAYIRAHQARQPLQRAHHEAVGALEFTPAVRPPLVLVVDDSVTVRKVTSRLLERNGMNVITVKDGVDAMSVLEEHIPDLMLLDIEMPRMDGFEVATRVRNDPRLKDLPIIMITSRTGQKHQNRAMAIGVNDYLGKPYQESVLLERIAYWSNFHA, encoded by the coding sequence ATGGTTGACCGGCACGACTATGTGGCCCTTGAGTGGGTTAAAGGCGAAATTGCCCACACCCTGAAGCAGGCCCGCGCGGCGCTGGAGACCTATGCGCTGCAACCGGCGGCGGCGCCACTGGAACAATGCCTGGCCTGCATTCATCAGGTGCATGGCAGCTTGCTGATGGTCGAGTTCTACGGCGCGGCCTTGCTGGCCGAAGAGATGGAGCAACTGGTGATTGCCCTGCAGCAAGGCCGCGTCAGCCAGGTTGATGAAGCCCTGCGCCTGTTGCAACAAGCCTTCAGCCAATTGCCGCTGTATCTGGACCGCGTCCACAGTGCCCGGCGCGACTGGCCTCTGGTGGTGTTGCCGCTGCTCAACGATTTGCGCAGCGCCCGTGGCCAGGCCTTGTTGTCGGAAACCAGCCTGTTCAGCCCGCCCTTGCAGGAGGTGCCCGCCCTGGATGCAGAGGCCCTGGCCCGTTTGCAGCCTGAAGATTTGCCGCGCGAATTGCGTGCGCTGCGCCATAGCCTGCAGGCCGCATTCCTGGGCTTGCGCCGTGGCGAAGCGGTGCAGGCCAACCTGGAAATCATGGCGGGGGTGTTCGCCAATCTTCAAGGCCTGTGCCAGGGCTCGCCGCTCAATGCCCTGTGGAAAATTGCCGCTGCGCTGGTCGACGGCATGCTCAAAGGCCGGGTGCCCAATAGCCCGGCCCTGCGCAGCCTGCTGAAAAAGTCTGACAGGGAGCTCAAGCGCCTGCTGGCACAGGGCATCGAGGCCATCAATCAGCCAGCCCCCGAAGAACTGCTGACCAGCCTGCTGTTTTATATTGCCAAGGCCGAGCACCCGACCACGAAAATGCTCGCGTTGAAAAATCACTACGAGCTGGACCAGGCCATGCCCGATGCGGCGATGGTCGATGAGGAGCGGGCGCGCCTGGCCGGCCCTGACCGCGACGCCATGCGCTCGGTGGTGGCCGCGTTGTGCGAAGAGCTGGTACGGGTCAAGGAGCGCCTCGACCTGTTTGTGCGCAGTGACCGTCTGCATGTCTCGGAGCTGAGCAGCCTGATGGCGCCGCTGCGCCAGATTGCCGACACCCTGGCTGTGCTGGGGTTCGGGCAACCGCGTAAAGTCATCATCGATCAACTGGCGGTGCTGCAAAGCCTGGCCCAGGGCCAGCGCGAACCCACCGATGCGGTGTTGATGGATGTGGCTTCGGCCTTGCTGTATGTCGAAGCCACCCTGGCGGGCATGGTCGGCAGTGTCGAGCCTTCGCAGCGCGAAGAAAGCCGTTTGCCCACCACCGACCTGATGCAGATTCACCAATTGGTGATCAAGGAAGCGCGCATCAGTCTTGAAGAAGTCAAAGACCTGATCGGCGATTACCTGGCGGCTGACCACGACCGCCAGCACCTGCAGCCCGTGCCCGCGCTGTTGACGCAAATCCGCGGTGCGTTGGCGATGATCCCCCTCAATCGCGCGGCCAGCTTGCTGCAAGCCTGCAATCAATATGTGAACGAGTGTTTGTTGCAAGGCCCCGGCCAGCCCGCGGATGAACAGCTTGATCACCTGGCCGATGCACTGGTCAGCATCGAATATTACCTGGAACGTCTGGCCCAGGACCCTGGCGCTTCGAGCGAACAGGTGCTGGATCGGGCCGAAAACAGCCTGGCCGAGTTGGGCTATGCGCCAGCGGTAAACCCCGTGGCGTTGCCCGATGACAGCCCCGGGCACCCAACGCAACGGCTGATGCCGGACCGGCAGGCACAAAGCCTGGCCGATGCCCTGGCCAGCCCGCTGTCGGCGCTCAACCCGCCGGCGCAACACATGCCTGCCAGTTTGCTGCCACCGCCGGTAGATGAGGCGCCGTTGGACGAAGAACTGCTGGAAGTGTTTCTCGAAGAAACGGATGAAGTCCTGATCACCCTGCACGACTGCCTGCCGCAATGGGCTGCCAACCCGGCGGACAGTGCTGCGCTGGCCGAGTTGCGGCGTGGCTTTCATACCCTCAAGGGCAGCGGGCGCATGGTGCGTGCGCTGGTGCTGGCGGAGCTGGCGTGGGCGGTCGAAAACCTGCTTAACCGGGTGATCGAGCGCAGCGTGGCAGCGTCTGCGCAGATCTTCCAGCTGCTTGAAGACGTGCTGGTCATGCTGCCTGAGTTGATTCAGGCGTTTGCCGAGCAAAGCCAACGCCAGCGCGAAGACGTCGACCAACTGGCCGCACGCGCCCAGCGCCTGGCCAAAGGCGAGCCGCAACCGCTGCTGATCGCCCAGGACTCCAGCAGTTTCGACCCCCAGTTGCTGGATATCTTTCGCCAGGAAGCACAAAGCCACCTGGAGCGCCTCGACCGCTTTCTGGCCCAGGCCCGGGTACATAGGCCATTGCACGCCAGTGACGATTTGCAGCTGGCCATGCATACCCTCAAAGGCAGCGCACATATGGCGGGCGTGGTGCCGATGGCCGAGCTGGCCGCGCCGCTGGACCACCTGGTGCGTGAATACAAGGCGCACACCCTGGCCCTGGGCGCGGAAGAAATTGACCTGCTGCAGGAGGCTGGCACTTTGCTGCATGCGGGGCTCAATCAACTGGACAGCGATCCGCTGGCCGAGATACAGGGCGCGCGGTCACTGATCGAACGCACCGAGCAGTTGATCGCCAGCCGCCTGGATACCTTGCTCAACAGCCCTGCGAGCAGTTGGGTGGCCAAGCGCGACCCGCAGCGCACGGCCGAGTTTCTGGGCGAAAGCATGGACATCCTGTTCGATGCCCAGGAGCTGCTGAAAACCTGGCACCAGAACCCCCATGAGCGCGATGGCCTGGACACCCTGCTGGACCAGCTGACCACGCTGGGCGAGTCTGCCCACCTGCTCGACTTGCAGCCGATGGATGCGCTGTGCGAAGCCTTGCTGGACCTTTATGGCGCGGTTGAAGAAAGCAGCCTGGCGCCCAGCGAGCGGTTTTTCGAGGCGGCCGATGACGCCCATGAAGCGCTGATCAACATGCTCGACCAGTTGGCCGCGGGGCAGGAGATCACCCCACAGCCGCAATTGGTCCAGACCCTGCACGCACTCCTGCACGAGGGGCTGGCGCCCGATGCCACGGGGCTGATTCGCCGTGATGGCGGGCAGGCGACCGAGCTGGGCGCGGCCACCGAGCAATTGGGGGGCGGCCAGGATGAGGACTTCGACGAGGAAATCGTCGAGATTTTCCTCGAAGAGGCGGTGGATATTCTCGAGAGTGCCGCGCAGGCCCTGCAGCGCTGGCTCAGTGCGCCCGACAGCCTGGCATCACTGTCGTCCCTGCAGCGTGACTTGCACACCCTCAAGGGTGGTGCGCGCATGGCCGGCATCGAGCCGATAGCCGAATTGGCCCATGAGCTTGAACACTTGTACGAAGGCCTGCTGGACCGGCGCCTGAGTGACAGCCCGGCACTGGCTCGCCTGCTGGAGCGCAGCCACGAACAGCTGGCGCTGATGCTTGAAAAACTGCTGCACAAGCAAGCGTTGAGCGAGCCCTATGAACTGATCGAAGCCATTCGCGGCTTTCGTTTGTACAGTGCAGCACTGCCAGCGCCCGGCAGTGTTGCCCCGCAAGCGCCACCGAGCAATGAAGATCCGCAGTTGCAGGACATCTTCCTCGATGAGGCCTTCGATATTCTCGAAAGTTCGGGTGCGGCCCTGGCACGCTGGCAAGCCGAGCCGCAGAACCATCTTGAAGTGGAAAACCTGCTGCGCGACCTGCACACCCTCAAAGGCGGAGCGCGGATGGTGGAAGTCGCCGCGATTGGCGATTTTGCCCACGAACTTGAAACCCTTTTTGAAGATATTTCGATAGGCACCATCACCCCCAGCGATGAGCTGTTTGTGTTGTTGCAGCGCTGCCACGACCAGCTGGCGCAGATGTTTGACGCACTGCGTAGTGGCCAGTCGCTGCCTTCGCCTTCGGTGCTGATCGAGAAGATCCGCCAGATTGAGCGCAACGCCCGGCAGGCACCCGCCGCCCCGGTCAAGCCAGAGCCCGCACCGGCGCCGCTGCCCGAAGGTGAGCGCACCGGGCTGGACACCCTCAAGGTGCCGGCCGAGCTGCTGGAAGACCTGGTCAACCTGGCGGGCGAAGCCTCGATCATTCGTGGGCGCGTGGAGCAGCAGGTCAACGACGGTCAGGTCGCCCTCAACGAAATGCAGACCACCCTTGAGCGCATGCAGGACCAACTGCGGCGCCTCGACAGCGAAACCCAGGGCCGCCTGTACAACCGTGCACACACCGAAGCCGATGGCGTGGCTTACGACGAATTTGACCCGCTGGAAATGGACCGCCATTCCCTGCTGCAGCAACTGTCCCGCGCCCTGTTTGAGTCGGCCTCCGACTTGCTCGACCTCAAGGCCACCCTGACGGCACGCTACCAGGACGCCCACGGCCTGCTGCAAAAGCAGGCGCGGGTGAACACGCAACTGCAAGAGGGCCTGATGGGCACGCGCATGGTGCCATTCGAGCGGGTATTGCCGCGCCTCAAGCGCGTGGTGCGCCAGGTGGCGAGCGAGCTGGGCAAACAGGTTGAATTCAGCGTGATCAATGCCGAGGCCGAAATCGATCGCAACGTGCTGGAGCGCATGGTCGCACCCCTGGAACATATGCTGCGCAACGCCGTCGACCACGGCCTGGAACCCGCCGACGTGCGCCATGCCAGCGGCAAGCCGGAGCAGGGGCTAATCAGCCTGGAGCTGTCTTACGAGGGTGGCGACGTGGTCTTTGACATGCACGACGATGGTGCTGGCGTGCCGCTGGAAGCCGTGCGCCGCAAAGCCATCCTGCGGGGCTTGCTGGACCCCGAAGTGAGCATCAGCGACCGTGAGGTGTTGCAGTTCATCCTGCAGCCGGGGTTCTCCACCGCCGAAAAAATCACCCAGATCTCCGGGCGTGGCGTCGGCATGGACGTGGTACACGAAGAAGTGCGGCAGTTGGGCGGCAGCATGACCATCGACTCGGTGGCCGGGCAGGGCGTGCATTTTCAGATTCGCCTGCCGTTCAGCGTATCGCTCAACCGGGCCTTGATGGTGCAGTGCGCAGACGAGCAATACGCCATTGCCCTGGACACCGTTGAAGGCATCGTGCGTGTCATGCCCAACGAACTGGAGGGCTACTACCAGCTCAACCCGCCGCTGTATCACTACGGCGGGCAAACCTACGAACTGCGCTACCTGGGCGAGCTGCTGCAAACCGTGGGCAAACCCAAGCTGGTGGGCGAAAGCCATTCGCTGCCGGTGCTGCTGGTGCATTGCCAGGACCAGCGCGTAGCGTTGCAGGTGGATGCGCTGGCGGGTTCGCGGGAGATTGTGGTCAAGAGCCTCGGCCCGCAGTTTACCGGGGTGCAGGGCCTGTCGGGCGCGACCATTTTGGGCGACGGGCGAGTGGTGCTGATTCTTGATCTGCTGGCCTATATCCGCGCCCATCAGGCGCGCCAGCCGTTGCAGCGGGCGCATCATGAAGCCGTCGGCGCACTGGAATTCACCCCGGCCGTGCGTCCGCCGCTGGTGCTGGTGGTGGACGACTCGGTCACCGTGCGCAAAGTCACCAGCCGCCTGCTCGAACGCAACGGCATGAACGTCATCACGGTCAAGGACGGGGTCGACGCCATGAGCGTACTGGAAGAACACATCCCGGACCTGATGCTGCTGGACATCGAAATGCCGCGCATGGACGGCTTTGAAGTGGCCACCCGCGTGCGCAACGACCCGCGCCTCAAGGACCTGCCGATCATCATGATTACCTCGCGCACCGGGCAAAAACACCAGAACCGGGCGATGGCCATTGGCGTCAACGATTACCTGGGCAAGCCGTATCAAGAGTCGGTGCTGCTGGAGCGCATCGCCTACTGGAGCAACTTCCATGCTTGA
- the trhA gene encoding PAQR family membrane homeostasis protein TrhA, producing the protein MYHGEKLNAWTHLVGAVAAAVGSIWLLVMACLDGSPQKIVSVAIYGVTLVLLYSVSTVYHSVRGRSKVIMQKFDHLSIYLLIAGSYTPFCLVTLHGPWGWSLFGIVWGMAVIGMLQEIKPRSETRILSIVIYAVMGWIVLVAVKPLLAALGTAGFIWLATGGVMYTVGIIFFALDHRLRHAHGIWHLFVIAGSLLHFVAIAHYVI; encoded by the coding sequence ATGTATCACGGGGAGAAACTCAACGCCTGGACCCACCTGGTGGGTGCCGTGGCGGCAGCAGTGGGCAGTATCTGGTTGTTGGTAATGGCCTGCCTCGATGGCAGCCCGCAGAAGATTGTCAGTGTGGCCATCTATGGGGTCACGCTGGTGTTGCTGTACAGCGTGTCGACCGTGTACCACAGCGTGCGCGGGCGCTCGAAGGTGATCATGCAGAAGTTCGATCACCTCTCCATTTACCTGTTGATCGCCGGCAGTTACACGCCGTTTTGCCTGGTCACGCTGCACGGGCCCTGGGGCTGGTCGTTGTTCGGGATCGTCTGGGGCATGGCGGTGATCGGCATGCTGCAGGAGATCAAGCCACGTTCCGAAACCCGCATCCTGTCCATCGTGATTTATGCCGTGATGGGCTGGATTGTGCTGGTGGCGGTCAAGCCGTTGCTGGCGGCGCTGGGCACCGCCGGCTTTATCTGGCTGGCCACCGGCGGGGTGATGTACACCGTGGGGATCATCTTTTTTGCCCTCGATCACCGTCTGCGCCATGCCCACGGCATCTGGCACCTGTTCGTGATAGCCGGCAGCCTGCTGCATTTTGTGGCCATCGCGCATTATGTGATCTGA
- a CDS encoding formate/nitrite transporter family protein, with the protein MDTQKSGKTPNLSAEEEHDVIKNQPPRAAVLHEIIRQQGDQELERSIAALFWSALAAGLTMGLSLMAMGLLNSRLPSAEGFKVIASFGYCAGFLAVILSRQQLFTENTLTAVLPIMSKPTLKNVGRLLRLWTVVLVGNLMGTLLVAYVMLHLPIFDTQTDKAFLEIGRKVMENDASQMFAKGIISGWMIATMVWMIPSMESAKMWIIILITYLMALGDFTHIVVGTAEVSYLVFAGELPWKDFWLIFAGPTLAGNIIGGSFIFALISHAQIRSDTQKPKPEAQLP; encoded by the coding sequence ATGGACACTCAAAAATCAGGCAAGACCCCCAACCTGTCGGCTGAAGAAGAGCACGATGTCATCAAGAACCAGCCACCGCGCGCCGCGGTGCTGCACGAAATCATCCGCCAGCAGGGCGATCAGGAACTGGAACGCAGCATCGCCGCGCTGTTCTGGTCGGCACTGGCCGCCGGGCTGACGATGGGCCTGTCGCTGATGGCTATGGGCTTGCTCAATTCGCGCCTGCCCAGCGCTGAAGGCTTCAAGGTTATCGCCAGCTTCGGCTACTGCGCGGGTTTTCTGGCGGTCATCCTGTCCCGTCAGCAGCTGTTTACCGAAAATACCCTGACCGCCGTGCTGCCAATCATGAGCAAACCCACGCTCAAGAACGTCGGGCGCCTGCTGCGGCTCTGGACGGTGGTGCTGGTGGGCAACCTGATGGGCACCCTGCTGGTGGCTTATGTGATGCTGCATTTGCCGATTTTCGACACGCAGACCGACAAGGCCTTCCTGGAGATCGGCCGCAAGGTCATGGAAAACGACGCCAGCCAGATGTTCGCCAAGGGCATCATCTCGGGCTGGATGATTGCCACGATGGTGTGGATGATCCCGTCCATGGAAAGCGCCAAGATGTGGATCATCATCCTTATCACCTACCTGATGGCCCTGGGTGACTTCACCCATATCGTGGTCGGTACGGCCGAGGTGTCGTATCTGGTGTTTGCTGGCGAGTTGCCCTGGAAGGACTTCTGGCTGATCTTTGCCGGCCCTACCCTGGCCGGCAATATCATCGGTGGCAGTTTTATCTTTGCCCTGATCAGCCACGCGCAGATCCGCAGCGACACCCAAAAGCCCAAGCCCGAGGCGCAGTTGCCCTGA